The genomic interval GATCGCTAGTCCCCGATAGATTTTTGGGACAATAAGTATtaagaaagagagaaatatTATGATCAAACTATTTCAGCATAGTACTCAAATAAACAGCAGTCTTGGGCGGtcatctataaaataatagctataacaattgaatattgaaatttgtgTTTGTGTAATCAATAGCTCAAACTCCCTAaatccattttatttaattccaaCAGTACAGAGACTGCAGACTACTGCAGAATAAcgtgatatatttatgtagttgACATAAGTTTGTGTACCGCATACTTATTTATGAGTCAGGCCAGCTCACATCCCAACACCCGAAAGCCTTTAGCTcgtaaagttattattttccagTTAACGTGTCATAGAGAAGATTTACTGGATACAAATGTATGCAAGATGCtggaattaatatttgtagttgactgtacacgTGGCGACAAGTCGTGTAGATGTCAGCCCTCTTCCATCAAGTAGTTAGTGTGTCCGTGCGAATCCCAAGCCACAAACTCGGGTCACAGCCTACAGAGATGGACGGTTTGAGGTTAATGGCTGGAAATGATTGAACTTTATGTACTGCAGAGGCGTTGTGTATATCTCGTGCcgttttcaataattaatatttagtattacaaaatgaaaatataaaggatgtagaaggaaaataaaatgattctttataaaattctgCATAAAAAAATCGCTTGACTATAGTGTCAGCACTGATAGAAATGTTACCAATTGGAAGGCTCATCCAAGCTTCAATAGTGGGGGCGTTAAAAAAGGGCTCCGGACTTATTGTCATCGTagaattttattgtcataCCTAAGactacacaaataaatattcacttCACTATTGGGGATAGGTATTAGTTCAAATGTTATACTATTCTGTGGAACGGATACAGCTCACTATGATGACGAGTTCAGTAATAGCcactatatatatgtaggtacctgaATGAGACGTTTTCAAAACATCAAAGAATTAATAGACCCCAATGCGCAGGGACGATAAAAACCTTCAACTACGCGTACAATGGCCGCCATCTTTCGGGACACGAGTACCGCGCGTGTGTGAGACGGAACACGGGATTCTGTTCCGTACGGTACACGCCGTGCGACAGCCGCTCCTTCAGGATCGGCGGGGGGAACGGTGGCCTGACTGGTGGTTCTGGTatgtattttctaattttaaaataataaaaatgcgaaCTCTGTGACGCCAACGGATGGTAGGATAAGATAAAAATGGTCTTTCACGACCTATTAGCTAGCTACAAAATCGACCAATACATTGATCCAGATCATCCAGCCATTGCCTCTAGGTTTTATGCAACTGAAACCCAGCAGCTTCCagatgattttataattttttcagctgataaaaaatactacattattcgatcattaaataattatttcttctcTTATTTTTTCTCTCATCTCTTAGACGTGATGGAATTAAGAAAGGTATATTTTCTAGCATTCTATTACGGAACTGCCGGGTCTAATGGCCCCAGTGCAGGGTTCAATGGTACAAACAGCTCGTCCATTGGCGACGTGACCATGGCACCATCAGAACCTGACGTTGACAATGAGGCGCAACCTTCAGAGCCCTCAGTGACTGGTGGTCAGATGGGACAGCCAGCCCAACCAGCTCAACCACCGGGGATTGTTGATGGTTTCCAATTTTATTGTACCCCTGGCATGGTACCTTTAAAGTAGTTCACCCCGTATGATAGTATCCACCTAAACCTTGAGCAGTACTCCTGGATTGGTACCtatatttgtactaatattcCTTACCATGTTATAATACCTTAGTATTTAGtattacgtaaataaattCCCTCCATCGTTGCAGTATATCTACCTAGTTcctgtttttattgaaatttgttgttatgtattttgttaatgCTTGTGAATTAATTCCAGAATTATGATGTGGACCAGATtacttattaatgttttttatggATGCATTGTACAATTAACTAAGCATGGTAATACTCCGTAGCTAGTCTAAACACCTTTTTTTCAcacaatttataacaaataaattaaaacttccaGATAGTCCAATGATAGACGAAGGCATGATGCCAGCAGATGGCCCTGGCATTCAAGACGATGAGATGGAAGGTTCAGGAGCTGACCCCAACGTAGCACCTTCGATTACTCCTGCTCCTCAAGCATCGCCAGGAATATTAGCTATGGTAAGTAATTTTACTGAATCAATAGCATATTGGCTGTGACAGACACAATTTTAGGAGATTTCtagataataatgattaatagCATATTATCATGTTTGCCATTTACCATGAATCTagttatatgaatatttttgaataagtaGTTCAAGAGATGCAAATGAAAATCTTCTTtctgttaattattaatacgaaattatataaatacaacaagTTTTAACTTGATGATGTGATAATGATCGCTATAGCTGATAATAtcattgacaaataaaaaaatgagtaTTAGCTTCTTGAACTACGTACGGTATATGGGTTAAATGGTGTTACAAATAGTGTTGGCAAGAACTGAATTGTGATTGCACAGGAGAGAAACAAAGCTAGCTTACGTCCAGCGGTGGACAATGGAAGATTTATGGTGATGATAAAGTGCAACTTGAATagcttgaaaatattaatattctataacaaaatctccatgaaaatcatattttacgtAGTCAACAAACAAgagtaactttaaaatttctagaactgtaaatattgatacatagattaataacaatgtaaagggtttattaaatatttatcattttagtaCATTAccttatgtattttatataataacgtCTCAAAATTCCttcaagtaattaattaagtatatttatatagaagtACTCCTTCTTTTCATATACTTACTTGTAATATCCTAAACCTGAAACGATAAcatgttgtattttatttgacttcCCCAACATAAACCATATCTTGTACCTGTTAgacttcattaataattacattctAGTTTACATTagtcatattaaattattatattctagtATTTCCTTAGATAATATCTGGATCTGGTATACAGTAGTTAGACTAACAAAAGTAACCCTTAGATATGGAGTTTTATCTTCCCATCTTGGCTGTGGGGGCAGACTGGCCGATCCAGGAGTGACGTCGCACATTTGGAGGAAAACTTGAAGAGTCTTGCGGAAAGCTGGAGTAGAAACAACAGGAGAATAAGACCTGAAAGAAGTCAAGAAGGCAAAGAAGAGGATGAAGATAGATGGGAAGAAAGTGATAGAAAATTTGATCGGAATAGTAAATGGAGccaaaagaagaaaaacaaaaatgctataaaaagtaataatgacCAAGGAAAAACATGGAAATGGAATCGCTGGTCCCCATACGCTCAACATTATAGCAAGGAAGATGACAGATTGCGATATAATGGATATGGAAAGTATGGATCGGGTCTTGGCGGAAGATATGGAAGACAAAGATGCCGGGATAGAATCACTATACCGTgtgaaaatgaatattttgtcTCGGTAAgatcattttcatatttatgacCCCTCTAAACGTCGTCTATGACCGTGACAGATCGACGCACATTGCTTAATTTTGCTTTGAGTTGATACgaagtttatttaaactaagtaaTATGAATCGAAAGGTCACGAGGATCCTTATGGAAGGCCAGTGAGCCAGGCCCCAGTGTAGTGAGGACAtaaaaatggctgatgatgaaAGTCAGGAAAAGATTAGGTTCAGGAACAGAAAGATTTCTAATATTACAGCAAAATAAATCCCCATATATCACACGTTGCGATATCGCAGACATGCTTTAATGATTTTCGAACTGAGATTTAAGTTTACTCGACaactatatttgttttttcgtTATCACAAAGTTTGGGATTGGGAATTTCcgatttatatacaatatttgttttaacttttactttGATTATATAACTAGCCGCGTGATGTCTCCTTGGGAAGACTATCATCGCCTATAAGCTCCAAGAGTTCCACTAATATGTTCAACAACTCAAAGACATTATGATAAGatagataaaaagtattttatccTTTCAGAGCTCATCTTTCGTCCCTGGAGTGTGTGACCCCCATCACTGCGGCGACTCCTTCTGTCCAGGGGTGGCCTTCGACCAATGCAGGGTTGAAACTTCAATATCACCCTTCGCAGTGTCAGTACATTTCGCTCACCCCACCCCCAAGAGAAGTCCGGAGGAAAATATAGGCGCTTGTCTGAGATATAGCCAATTGCCATGTGATTCTTGAGATTTTTACAAGGTTTTAACTTGTAATGTatgtgagtatgtatgttcggatggaatcttgtatgtcatttttgaagttttcATCTTCAAccaattgagctgaaatttgtACAGACGTTTGCTTTGGATTTCAATGCGTGATCTGACGGCGCATCCAGGAATGGcccccgacgagggaactcctcaacggtttattgTGTATGTCAGTTTGTAATGTCTTCCTTTTTCTATCTCTAAGTCTCTTAAGTCAATTTATATGAGATTTcggttgaaatattttagtgaATTTTAGTACAATTacaattgattaattaaatgattGAGCAAAGACGGTGCCATTGCATTTAAATTAAGgcgttttatattgtaaataacttaattattatatttatttatcgcgtAGAGTAAGTAAAGCGtattcaaaatgtaaattatgtacaaaatatattattaaatatattaaaaatgaattagtGACTGTGttcagtgttttattttgtgaaacatAAGTTTAACAACAATTTATACCTATTTGGAATTATCATGGATATAGTACGTATGTGTAGCACAAAAATTAATCCGAAAATACTTCGAGTATAATTGAAAAGATGTGACATTGAGGAAATATGGGGAAATTTCGAgggattgaataaaaatatatcgttgaaagaaagaaaaggtTTCGCCGTCTCCGTGTTATCCAAAATCGTAGCCAGTTTTTACactttgacaaataaaaaggcggcattttgttgacattgacagatctgtagtatacaatattttaatatttagtagTATTATATACTCCTAAGGAATTCCATAAACggctgtttttattataattccatatatatatattccatatATAATTGTGATccaaaaagtgctggcttgtTGTCGTCTAAAGATGATATCCGGGCTAATGTTCTAACAACTAATTCATATCCAGGACACAGCATGAAAAGGTAAGTTAGTGGATCCTGGACTCCGACACCCTAAGGCGGCGGGAGAAATCGGGTTCGCATAAGAGAGAggttatgattaaaattttattgattttatctaCTCAATATAACAGGGTAACTTATAAATGGGGAAATATAGTACAAGAGtactaaatatttgtatagaaTTTTTTTCCAGTAGATCCGCGAAAGATAAACGAAAActgttttcataatttaaacacattaaaaaatatacttaaaacacttaaactaacaaaatattaacggGATTTTGGTCAGTATTGTAAAATGTGCAACAGTGACCACAACCCGATGGATATCCGTTATTCAGCGGCGGGAGCGGGCAACACTGATGCATTAACTAGGGAAATGTTGTTGCGGACATTTTCTGCGGGTCATTTTGCACGTTTTAGGGGAAATTATTTCGCGATTTATGCCTTACGTTTCGTTATGCTACCTGAGGCTTTATTTACCCgttcgaaaaaatatataaataaataaaataatagtaataatacatatttttattcccatatttattacatagtatGTATTAccattaatataatgtatgtatttaaaatgtgttaatGATTTCACATACAAAGTTAACGCCAAGTAGTTATcctaatcccaactaatattagaaatgcgaaagtaagtttgtttgttacctcttcacgctctactCAACTAACCTtcttaaattttgcatacatgtagtttgaattaaggagaaggacatagggtacctttcatcccggaaaataactgttccgCGAAAAAtgtacgcgggcgaagccccgTGCTATATCTAGTATTTCATAACTATTAATTCACACAAGGTAATCTTGTAATTGaaatctttaatattatttttttactaatacatAAACTGCGCATTCGTAATTTTCATTACAGGtccataatttttaaaagaatttcatacaaattcaataaaatttgcgGTGCGCTGTGCACCGTCTCGCAAACTCCCCAACTCTGATTGCAGTTTAATTATGCATTCGACTGTACGGGCCCTGATACAAATTTCATGCGGGCGACTGTACGCCTGATACAATTTTCATGGGGTCTTCTTGGGAATCGTGCACTTGCAATTTCCATTTTGTCATTAGCGtgtacagacaaacagacatttttttttcaaattcttattctGTTACTATGattctatcgcctaattttgttttgatgtaaatgtattcaatgtacattttttttttactgttttattatatatattgttgatttgtacctatttatgtttgtaatggataaacttaaaaactatactgcaccaattttgatgaaattgggcacagagacagacaaaACGTTTAgtagtaacataggctacttttttattatagttttacccgagcgaagcccccGGAACGGGCCgttagtaatatatttacacagaTAAAACATCCTGTTATTTGCCACAACTGGCCGCAGTGATTTATAAGGTTATGTCGAAAAATTCCAAAACGCTGggagatttatattttttaatctgatAAAGAACTGGCGAATCACAGCGACAGGCTGGGAATACATTCATAACATGTAAAACATAGACAACCGCTCAAATAGAGTTGCTAATAATCATATTTGATATTTGCacttgattaataaaaaatacaataaatgaacaacactcaacggcctaCACTAAGCGCTAAGCGCTAAGCTATAGCGACACAAACACATGGATACAAAACTGGGTGTGTTGTGATTACAAGTTCTGTTATTCATGAAAAAGAAAGCATACATTTTGCATACGTTACATATCCTGACGGATTACTGAACTGAGCATTAGACTTTTCGCACCCTCTCTCTCGCTCTGTTAGAAAAGCTAATTATAGAGAGATATTTGCCTACGGCTTTCTATTgctattttagaaaattttatcaacATCTGCCAAGTGGTTCAGAC from Plodia interpunctella isolate USDA-ARS_2022_Savannah chromosome 14, ilPloInte3.2, whole genome shotgun sequence carries:
- the LOC128675515 gene encoding uncharacterized protein LOC128675515 isoform X1, translated to MPTNFLKCLVIVLVILVLLDSCCGGKIVKTKKRKVNKKSDLIRRINTGGNLFRNDTSVEQGRGFASSILSLGRVFNFFPVGGERECKPATDTIARAGICLNPYDCRQRDGRASGDCAHGLGVCCVFEVTCGGKIENNLTYFMSPGFPEAWSGDRDCGITVHKTHAGIMQLRIDFIQFTIGQPNRTTGECDEDAMILGEGASNFTICGQNYGQHLYYTLSSGSEKREAGELADTKTTRLTIRTRGSEMPRLWLMRMAQMPLANSAPHDCLQYHTENNGTIKTFNYAYNGRHLSGHEYRACVRRNTGFCSVRYTPCDSRSFRIGGGNGGLTGGSAFYYGTAGSNGPSAGFNGTNSSSIGDVTMAPSEPDVDNEAQPSEPSVTGGQMGQPAQPAQPPGIVDDSPMIDEGMMPADGPGIQDDEMEGSGADPNVAPSITPAPQASPGILAMIWSFIFPSWLWGQTGRSRSDVAHLEENLKSLAESWSRNNRRIRPERSQEGKEEDEDRWEESDRKFDRNSKWSQKKKNKNAIKSNNDQGKTWKWNRWSPYAQHYSKEDDRLRYNGYGKYGSGLGGRYGRQRCRDRITIPCENEYFVSSSSFVPGVCDPHHCGDSFCPGVAFDQCRVETSISPFAVSVHFAHPTPKRSPEENIGACLRYSQLPCDS
- the LOC128675515 gene encoding uncharacterized protein LOC128675515 isoform X3, with the translated sequence MPTNFLKCLVIVLVILVLLDSCCGGKIVKTKKRKVNKKSDLIRRINTGGNLFRNDTSVEQGRGFASIEVTCGGKIENNLTYFMSPGFPEAWSGDRDCGITVHKTHAGIMQLRIDFIQFTIGQPNRTTGECDEDAMILGEGASNFTICGQNYGQHLYYTLSSGSEKREAGELADTKTTRLTIRTRGSEMPRLWLMRMAQMPLANSAPHDCLQYHTENNGTIKTFNYAYNGRHLSGHEYRACVRRNTGFCSVRYTPCDSRSFRIGGGNGGLTGGSAFYYGTAGSNGPSAGFNGTNSSSIGDVTMAPSEPDVDNEAQPSEPSVTGGQMGQPAQPAQPPGIVDDSPMIDEGMMPADGPGIQDDEMEGSGADPNVAPSITPAPQASPGILAMIWSFIFPSWLWGQTGRSRSDVAHLEENLKSLAESWSRNNRRIRPERSQEGKEEDEDRWEESDRKFDRNSKWSQKKKNKNAIKSNNDQGKTWKWNRWSPYAQHYSKEDDRLRYNGYGKYGSGLGGRYGRQRCRDRITIPCENEYFVSSSSFVPGVCDPHHCGDSFCPGVAFDQCRVETSISPFAVSVHFAHPTPKRSPEENIGACLRYSQLPCDS
- the LOC128675515 gene encoding uncharacterized protein LOC128675515 isoform X2, with the translated sequence MPTNFLKCLVIVLVILVLLDSCCGGKIVKTKKRKVNKKSDLIRRINTGGNLFRNDTSVEQGRGFASSILSLGRVFNFFPVGGERECKPATDTIARAGICLNPYDCRQRDGRASGDCAHGLGVCCVFEVTCGGKIENNLTYFMSPGFPEAWSGDRDCGITVHKTHAGIMQLRIDFIQFTIGQPNRTTGECDEDAMILGEGASNFTICGQNYGQHLYYTLSSGSEKREAGELADTKTTRLTIRTRGSEMPRLWLMRMAQMPLANSAPHDCLQYHTENNGTIKTFNYAYNGRHLSGHEYRACVRRNTGFCSVRYTPCDSRSFRIGGGNGGLTGGSAFYYGTAGSNGPSAGFNGTNSSSIGDVTMAPSEPDVDNEAQPSEPSVTGGQMGQPAQPAQPPGIVDDSPMIDEGMMPADGPGIQDDEMEGSGADPNVAPSITPAPQASPGILAMTGRSRSDVAHLEENLKSLAESWSRNNRRIRPERSQEGKEEDEDRWEESDRKFDRNSKWSQKKKNKNAIKSNNDQGKTWKWNRWSPYAQHYSKEDDRLRYNGYGKYGSGLGGRYGRQRCRDRITIPCENEYFVSSSSFVPGVCDPHHCGDSFCPGVAFDQCRVETSISPFAVSVHFAHPTPKRSPEENIGACLRYSQLPCDS
- the LOC128675515 gene encoding uncharacterized protein LOC128675515 isoform X4, translated to MPTNFLKCLVIVLVILVLLDSCCGGKIVKTKKRKVNKKSDLIRRINTGGNLFRNDTSVEQGRGFASSILSLGRVFNFFPVGGERECKPATDTIARAGICLNPYDCRQRDGRASGDCAHGLGVCCVFEVTCGGKIENNLTYFMSPGFPEAWSGDRDCGITVHKTHAGIMQLRIDFIQFTIGQPNRTTGECDEDAMILGEGASNFTICGQNYGQHLYYTLSSGSEKREAGELADTKTTRLTIRTRGSEMPRLWLMRMAQMPLANSAPHDCLQYHTENNGTIKTFNYAYNGRHLSGHEYRACVRRNTGFCSVRYTPCDSRSFRIGGGNGGLTGGSDSPMIDEGMMPADGPGIQDDEMEGSGADPNVAPSITPAPQASPGILAMIWSFIFPSWLWGQTGRSRSDVAHLEENLKSLAESWSRNNRRIRPERSQEGKEEDEDRWEESDRKFDRNSKWSQKKKNKNAIKSNNDQGKTWKWNRWSPYAQHYSKEDDRLRYNGYGKYGSGLGGRYGRQRCRDRITIPCENEYFVSSSSFVPGVCDPHHCGDSFCPGVAFDQCRVETSISPFAVSVHFAHPTPKRSPEENIGACLRYSQLPCDS